A part of Streptomyces sp. NBC_01235 genomic DNA contains:
- the dxr gene encoding 1-deoxy-D-xylulose-5-phosphate reductoisomerase, with the protein MSDSPAPRGLPARALADPHLVYDPVAGDDPKDVVILGSTGSIGTQAIDLVLRNPDRFRVTGLSANGGRVALLAEQARRLRVRTVAVAREDVVPALREALAAEYGTGEPLPEILAGPDAATRLAASDCHTVLNGITGSIGLAPTLAALEAGRTLALANKESLIVGGPLVKALAEPGQIIPVDSEHAALFQALAAGTRADVRKLVVTASGGPFRGRTKEQLANVTVEDALAHPTWSMGPVITINSATLVNKGLEVIEAHLLYDIPFSRIEVVVHPQSYVHSMVEFTDGSTLAQATPPDMRGPIAIGLGWPGRVPDAAPAFDWSTASTWEFFPLDNEAFPSVNLARHVGELAGTAPAVFNAANEECVEAFRKGALPFNGIMETITKVVAEHDTPVTGTSLTVSDVLEAETWARARVQELTATAEARA; encoded by the coding sequence ATGAGCGACAGTCCAGCCCCCCGAGGGCTTCCGGCCCGTGCCCTCGCCGACCCGCACCTCGTCTACGACCCGGTCGCGGGCGACGACCCCAAGGACGTGGTGATCCTCGGCTCCACCGGTTCGATCGGCACCCAGGCCATCGACCTCGTGCTGCGCAACCCGGACCGCTTCCGGGTGACCGGCCTGTCCGCCAACGGCGGCCGGGTCGCCCTGCTCGCCGAGCAGGCCCGCCGGCTGCGGGTGCGGACCGTCGCGGTCGCCCGCGAGGACGTCGTCCCCGCGCTGCGCGAGGCGCTCGCCGCCGAGTACGGGACGGGGGAGCCGCTCCCCGAGATCCTGGCCGGCCCGGACGCGGCCACCCGGCTCGCCGCCTCCGACTGCCACACCGTGCTGAACGGCATCACCGGCTCCATCGGCCTGGCCCCGACCCTCGCCGCCCTGGAGGCGGGCCGCACCCTCGCGCTCGCCAACAAGGAGTCGCTCATCGTCGGCGGCCCGCTGGTCAAGGCGCTCGCCGAGCCCGGGCAGATCATTCCGGTGGACTCCGAGCACGCGGCCCTCTTCCAGGCCCTGGCCGCCGGCACCCGCGCGGACGTCCGCAAGCTGGTCGTCACCGCCTCCGGCGGCCCCTTCCGCGGCCGTACGAAGGAGCAGCTGGCGAACGTCACGGTCGAGGACGCCCTCGCCCACCCCACCTGGTCCATGGGCCCGGTCATCACGATCAACTCCGCGACCCTGGTCAACAAGGGCCTGGAGGTCATCGAGGCGCACCTCCTCTACGACATTCCCTTCTCGCGGATTGAGGTGGTCGTGCACCCGCAGTCGTATGTCCACTCGATGGTTGAGTTCACGGACGGATCGACACTGGCCCAGGCGACGCCCCCCGACATGCGCGGGCCCATCGCCATCGGCCTCGGCTGGCCCGGGCGCGTCCCGGACGCGGCGCCCGCCTTCGACTGGAGCACGGCGTCGACGTGGGAGTTCTTCCCGCTCGACAACGAGGCCTTCCCCTCGGTGAACCTCGCCCGGCACGTGGGCGAGCTCGCGGGCACCGCCCCGGCGGTGTTCAATGCCGCAAACGAGGAGTGCGTGGAGGCGTTCCGCAAGGGCGCGCTCCCGTTCAACGGGATCATGGAGACCATCACCAAGGTCGTGGCGGAACACGACACGCCGGTGACGGGAACTTCACTCACGGTGTCGGACGTCCTCGAAGCGGAGACCTGGGCACGGGCCCGGGTCCAGGAACTGACGGCTACCGCGGAGGCGCGTGCATGA
- a CDS encoding M50 family metallopeptidase: MTALMMILGIVVFVVGLLFSIAWHELGHLSTAKLFGIRVPQYMVGFGPTVFSRKKGDTEYGIKAIPLGGYIRMIGMFPPGEDGRITARSTSPWRGMIEDARSAAYEELQPGDETRMFYTRKPWKRVIVMFAGPFMNLVLAIGLFLTVLMGFGISQQTNTVSSVSPCVIAQSENRDECKSTDPASPAAAAGMKPGDKIVSFAGEKTDDWNTLSDLIRVSAGKQVAIVVDRKGQELTLHATIATNQVAKKDSDGTYVQGEYIKAGFLGFSAATGVVKQDFGDSVSWMTDRVGEAVDSIAALPGKIPALWNAAFDGAPREPDSPMGVVGAARVGGEIFTLDIPASQQLAMAVMLVAGFNLSLFLFNMLPLLPLDGGHIAGAVWESLRRNTAKVLRRPDPGPFDVAKLMPVAYVVAGIFICFTVLVLIADVVNPVRIS; the protein is encoded by the coding sequence ATGACAGCCCTGATGATGATCCTCGGCATAGTCGTCTTCGTGGTCGGCCTGCTGTTCTCGATCGCCTGGCACGAGCTGGGGCACCTGTCCACGGCCAAGCTCTTCGGCATCCGCGTGCCGCAGTACATGGTCGGCTTCGGCCCGACCGTCTTCTCGCGGAAGAAGGGCGACACCGAGTACGGCATCAAGGCCATCCCGCTCGGCGGCTACATCCGCATGATCGGCATGTTCCCGCCGGGTGAGGACGGCCGGATCACGGCCCGCTCCACCTCGCCCTGGCGCGGCATGATCGAGGACGCCCGCTCGGCCGCCTACGAGGAACTCCAGCCGGGCGACGAGACCCGCATGTTCTACACGCGCAAGCCGTGGAAACGGGTCATCGTGATGTTCGCGGGCCCCTTCATGAACCTGGTGCTCGCGATCGGGCTGTTCCTCACCGTCCTGATGGGCTTCGGCATCTCGCAGCAGACCAACACGGTCAGCTCGGTCTCCCCCTGCGTCATCGCGCAGAGCGAGAACCGCGACGAGTGCAAGTCGACCGACCCCGCCTCCCCGGCCGCCGCCGCGGGCATGAAGCCCGGCGACAAGATCGTCTCCTTCGCCGGCGAGAAGACGGACGACTGGAACACCCTCTCCGACCTGATCCGCGTCAGCGCGGGCAAACAGGTGGCCATCGTCGTCGACCGCAAGGGCCAGGAACTGACCCTGCACGCGACCATCGCCACCAACCAGGTCGCCAAGAAGGACTCCGACGGCACCTACGTCCAGGGCGAGTACATCAAGGCCGGTTTCCTCGGCTTCAGCGCGGCCACCGGCGTCGTCAAGCAGGACTTCGGCGACTCCGTGTCCTGGATGACCGACCGGGTCGGCGAGGCCGTGGACTCCATCGCCGCCCTGCCCGGCAAGATCCCGGCCCTGTGGAACGCGGCCTTCGACGGCGCGCCCCGTGAGCCCGACTCGCCCATGGGCGTGGTCGGCGCGGCCCGCGTCGGCGGCGAGATCTTCACCCTGGACATCCCGGCCTCGCAGCAGCTGGCCATGGCCGTGATGCTGGTCGCTGGCTTCAACCTCTCCCTGTTCCTCTTCAACATGCTCCCGCTGCTTCCCCTGGACGGCGGGCACATCGCGGGCGCCGTGTGGGAGTCGCTGCGCCGCAACACGGCCAAGGTCCTGCGCCGCCCCGACCCGGGCCCGTTCGACGTGGCGAAGCTGATGCCGGTGGCCTACGTGGTGGCGGGCATCTTCATCTGCTTCACCGTGCTGGTCCTCATCGCGGACGTGGTGAACCCGGTGCGGATCTCCTAG
- the ispG gene encoding flavodoxin-dependent (E)-4-hydroxy-3-methylbut-2-enyl-diphosphate synthase, translating to MTAISLGMPSVPTKLAERRKSRQIQVGSVAVGGDAPVSVQSMTTTRTSDIGATLQQIAELTASGCQIVRVACPTQDDADALSTIARKSQIPVIADIHFQPKYVFAAIEAGCAAVRVNPGNIKQFDDKVKEIARAAKDHGTPIRIGVNAGSLDRRLLQKYGRATPEALAESALWEASLFEEHDFRDIKISVKHNDPVIMVEAYRQLAAQCDYPLHLGVTEAGPAFQGTIKSAVAFGALLSQGIGDTIRVSLSAPPVEEVKVGNQILESLNLRQRGLEIVSCPSCGRAQVDVYKLAEEVTAGLEGMEVPLRVAVMGCVVNGPGEAREADLGVASGNGKGQIFVKGEVIKTVPESKIVETLIEEAMKIAEQMEANGTASGEPTVSVAG from the coding sequence ATGACTGCGATTTCTCTCGGCATGCCGTCCGTTCCGACCAAGCTCGCCGAGCGCCGCAAGAGCCGGCAGATCCAGGTCGGCTCCGTGGCGGTGGGCGGAGACGCCCCTGTGTCGGTGCAGTCGATGACGACGACCCGTACGTCGGACATCGGCGCCACCCTCCAGCAGATCGCCGAGCTCACCGCGTCCGGCTGCCAGATCGTGCGTGTCGCCTGTCCCACGCAGGACGACGCCGACGCCCTGTCGACGATCGCCCGCAAGTCGCAGATCCCGGTGATCGCGGACATCCACTTCCAGCCGAAGTACGTGTTCGCGGCGATCGAGGCGGGCTGTGCGGCGGTCCGGGTGAACCCCGGCAACATCAAGCAGTTCGACGACAAGGTCAAGGAGATCGCCCGGGCCGCGAAGGACCACGGCACCCCGATCCGCATCGGTGTCAACGCCGGCTCCCTGGACCGCCGCCTGCTCCAGAAGTACGGCAGGGCGACCCCGGAGGCCCTGGCGGAGTCGGCGCTGTGGGAGGCGTCCCTCTTCGAGGAGCACGACTTCCGGGACATCAAGATCTCCGTCAAGCACAACGACCCGGTGATCATGGTCGAGGCCTACCGTCAGCTCGCCGCCCAGTGCGACTACCCGCTGCACCTGGGCGTCACGGAGGCGGGCCCCGCCTTCCAGGGCACGATCAAGTCGGCGGTGGCCTTCGGCGCGCTGCTGTCCCAGGGCATCGGCGACACGATCCGCGTCTCCCTCTCCGCGCCCCCGGTGGAGGAGGTCAAGGTCGGCAACCAGATCCTGGAGTCCCTGAACCTCAGGCAGCGTGGCCTGGAGATCGTTTCCTGCCCGTCCTGCGGCCGCGCCCAGGTCGACGTGTACAAGCTGGCCGAAGAGGTCACGGCGGGCCTGGAGGGCATGGAGGTCCCGTTGCGCGTCGCGGTCATGGGCTGTGTCGTGAACGGCCCCGGCGAGGCCCGCGAAGCCGACCTGGGCGTCGCCTCCGGCAACGGCAAGGGCCAGATCTTCGTCAAGGGCGAGGTCATCAAGACCGTCCCCGAGTCCAAGATCGTCGAGACCCTCATCGAAGAGGCCATGAAGATCGCCGAACAGATGGAGGCGAACGGCACGGCATCGGGCGAGCCGACGGTGTCGGTCGCGGGCTGA
- a CDS encoding GNAT family N-acetyltransferase — protein sequence MLTQTTSRVLEPSDLDAALAVLDREPVANAFVTSRVQVAGLDPWRLGGEMWGWYEDGMLTSLCYAGANLVPICATPRAVRAFADRARRAGRRCSSIVGPTEPTTQLWRLLEPHWGPAREVRTRQPLMVTDRMPTDIAPDPYVRRIRKDEMETIMPACVAMFTEEVGISPMAGDGGLLYQARVAELVGSGRSFARLDDRGRVAFKAEIGAATSHACQIQGVWVAPEYRGQGLAAPGMAAVLRYALADVAPVVSLYVNDFNTPARRTYRRVGFQEVGAFTSVLF from the coding sequence GTGTTGACCCAGACCACCTCCCGGGTCCTCGAACCGAGCGACCTGGACGCCGCGCTCGCCGTCCTCGACCGCGAGCCGGTCGCCAACGCCTTCGTGACGTCCCGTGTGCAGGTCGCGGGCCTGGACCCGTGGCGGCTCGGCGGCGAGATGTGGGGCTGGTACGAGGACGGCATGCTGACGTCCCTGTGCTACGCAGGCGCCAACCTGGTCCCGATCTGCGCCACCCCGCGCGCGGTGCGGGCCTTCGCCGACCGCGCCCGCCGGGCAGGCCGCCGCTGCTCCTCGATCGTCGGTCCCACCGAGCCGACGACCCAGCTGTGGCGCCTCCTCGAGCCCCACTGGGGCCCGGCCCGAGAGGTCCGCACCCGTCAGCCCCTCATGGTCACCGACCGCATGCCCACCGACATCGCTCCCGATCCCTACGTCCGCCGCATCCGCAAGGACGAGATGGAAACGATCATGCCGGCGTGTGTGGCGATGTTCACCGAGGAGGTCGGCATCTCCCCGATGGCCGGCGACGGCGGCCTGCTCTACCAGGCCCGCGTGGCCGAACTCGTGGGCTCCGGCCGCTCGTTCGCCCGCCTCGACGACCGTGGCAGGGTCGCCTTCAAGGCGGAGATCGGCGCCGCGACGTCCCACGCCTGCCAGATCCAGGGCGTGTGGGTGGCCCCCGAGTACCGAGGACAGGGCCTGGCGGCCCCCGGCATGGCAGCGGTCCTGCGCTACGCCCTGGCGGACGTCGCCCCGGTCGTCAGCCTCTACGTGAACGACTTCAACACACCGGCGAGGCGCACCTACCGCAGGGTGGGTTTCCAGGAGGTCGGCGCCTTCACGAGCGTGCTCTTTTGA
- a CDS encoding GNAT family N-acetyltransferase, protein MDLVIGPLDLPAHVDEALAVQAIAFGLGPDEVAVRRQIVLRHMANPGARAFGASAGDRLVGFVYGMPNDRTHWWSTVVQPYLRAQGNEHWLDDSFVITELHVHPAYQNRGAGRTLITTITDTAAEPRSILSAIDTESPARALYRSLGYRDLARSVLFPSAPRPYAVMGAPLPLLRPQGLA, encoded by the coding sequence ATGGACCTCGTCATCGGCCCCTTGGACCTTCCCGCCCATGTGGACGAGGCACTGGCCGTCCAAGCGATCGCCTTCGGACTCGGCCCCGACGAGGTGGCCGTCCGCCGTCAGATCGTCCTGCGCCACATGGCGAACCCCGGTGCGAGAGCCTTCGGCGCGAGCGCCGGAGACAGACTCGTCGGCTTCGTCTACGGCATGCCCAACGACCGCACCCACTGGTGGTCCACCGTCGTACAGCCCTACCTCCGTGCCCAGGGCAACGAGCACTGGCTGGACGACTCCTTCGTGATCACGGAGCTCCACGTCCACCCCGCCTACCAGAACCGCGGCGCGGGCCGGACCCTGATCACCACGATCACCGACACCGCGGCCGAACCCCGCTCGATCCTCTCCGCGATCGACACGGAGAGCCCCGCCCGTGCCCTCTACCGCTCCCTGGGCTACCGGGACCTCGCCCGCAGCGTCCTCTTCCCCAGCGCCCCCCGCCCGTACGCGGTGATGGGCGCCCCGCTTCCGCTCCTTCGGCCCCAGGGCCTGGCCTAG